The genomic interval TGGAAACCTTCCGGCAGAACAGCCTGGATGACCGTTACCCCACGCCCGCCGAACTGCAGCTGCCCACCGAATGCGTGGACCTGCACGTGAACTGGGTGCAGCGCAGCAACCGCGCGTACACCTTCACGGTCGCCGACGAACGCAACCGCGAACTGGCCCGGCAGAGCAGCAGCTCCAGTGGCTCCTGAGCGGCACCCTCAGCCGGGCCCCACACCGCGCGCCCCGCCGACCGGACCGTCCCGGCGGTCCTCCTGCAGCGCAATGCCGAAAGTGGTGACGCGGCTGCCCTTGAACCCCACCACGAGCGCCCAGACCAACCCGGGCGCACCCTCAAAGGTGGCGCTGCGCACGTAGAACACCTCGCCGTCACGCGTGAAGGTCCGCTCCTGCACCACCTGCTCCTCAGCGCCGTACTGCCGGACGCCCTGCTCGCGGAACGCCTGGAACGCCTCCAATGAACCCCACTGCCTGCGCACGTCGGCGCTGAACGCCCCCCACAGGCCCAGCAGCCGCACGGCGTAGAAGTCCCGCAGCAGCGCCCGGCCGCGCGTCAGCGCGCTCTGCTCGGCCACGGCCGTGGCTGTCGGCCGCGGGGGCGCAGGGCGCGGCGGCGGGGCCGACAGCGCGCCGCCCAGCAGACAGATTCCCAGCATCAGCCCCCGCAGTGACGTCTTCATGCATCACGGTACGCCCCGTCTGCCCCGGCGTGCTGTCAGCCCGGCAACGATTCGGCCAGCAGCGCCTCGATGACGGCCGCCACGCCGTCCTCATCGTTCGTAAAGGTCACCTCACCGGCCGCGGCCCGCGCCTCTGCACCGGCGTTCCCCATCGCCACGCCGCGCCCGGCCCAGGCCAGCATTTCCACGTCGTTCGGCGCGTCACCGAACGCCAGCACCTCCGTCCGGGCGACCCCCAGGTGCGTGCACAGCCGCTCGAGCCCCCACGCCTTGCTGACCCCCTCGGCCAGCACCTCCAGGAACGGCGCGCCCGAATGCGTCACCGCGAAGCCCGGCAGCTTCAGCGCCTGCACCTCGGGCAACAGCCCGGCCGGCGAGAGGGCCGGGTGCCGCACGATGAACTTCAGGCTCGGCTCGGCCAGCACGTCCTCCAGCGGCAGGGCGTCCATCTCGTGGGGCCAGCGTTTGTGATCCTCGAACTGCGCAATGTCCGCGTACCCGGCCTGCGCGGCGAACACCTCCCCGCCCCGCCTGACCGACACGAACAGCAGTCCCGGTACGCGCGCCGCCAGGGCCCGCGCCAGCGCCCGCTGCGCCCCGACGGTCACGTGCGCCTCGAACAGGGTCTCCCCGGTGCTCAGGTGAACGCCGTGCGCGCCGTTGCCGCACAGCGCCCAGCCTGTGAATCCCGCCGCGTCCGCAATGAGGCGCAACCCCCGCGGCTGCCGCGCCGTGACCGGCACCACGTGCACGCCCGCCGCGCGCGCGGCGTCCAGTGCCGCCCGGGTGCGCGCGCTGACCCTCAGGTCGCTGCGCAGCAGGGTGCCGTCCAGGTCCGTGGCAATCAGCCGGACGCTCACCCGCGCGCCTCCAGCACCACGACCGCCGAGGCGTGCTCCTTGGTGTGCGTGAGGGTCAGATGCGCCACCCACCCGCGCGCCTGCATCTCCGCGGCAATCCCCGGCGCGTAGCCCAGAACGGGCGGCGCGAACGGGAAGGGACCGTCCGGGGTGCGCTCGCGCTCCACCCAGACGTCCCGCCAGCCGTGCGGGCGCGGCCAGACCTTCTGAAACGCTTCTTTCGCCGCAAAGCGCGCCGCGAGGCTCGGGGCAGGGTCCTGCAGGCGGGCGCAGTACGCGAGTTCGGTGGGGGCGAACAGCTTCTCCGCGCGTCTGCCTTCGCGCTCCAGCATGCGCCGGATGCGGCTGATCTCGATCAGGTCGTGGCCCACGGCGACAATCATGCCCGGCAGGATAGCCTGCACCGGCCGCCAGGCGGCGCGAGAACGCCTTATCTTGCAGGGCGTGACTCCCGCTGCCGAGCCGCTCTTCCCGGACCTGCGCCTGCCCACCATTGCCGCTGCGCTGCGCGACGCGCGGCCCCTGTGGACAGCGCTGGGCGTCACGCGCGTGCGCGTCTTCGGGTCGGTGGCGCGCGGCGAGGCCGGGACGAACAGCGACATAGACCTGCTCGTGGATTTTCTGCCCAACGGGCCACGGGGCCTGCTGGACCTGATGCGCGCCCGCGACGTGTTCGAAGGCGTGCTGAACCGCCGGGTGGACGTGCTGACCGAGGCGGCGCTGCGCCCACCGCTGCGCGGGGAGATTCTGCTTGACGCCGTGGACGTCATGCAGGTGCCGGACCCCCCACCCCGCACGCACCGGGCGAAACGCTGGCGCTGGCGGGTGTTCGACCTGCTGGCCGCGGTGGACCGCATCACGGCGTTCACGGACGGCCACTCACTGACCACCTTCGAGCGGGACGAGGCCGTGCGCGACGCGGTGCTGCACAACCTGACCCGGCTGGGGGAAACCACGAAGTTCATTCCGCAGTCCGTGCAGGACCGCGCGCCGCAGATTCCCTGGGCGCTGCTGCGCGACATCCGCAACACCGTGGCGCACGATTACTTCGGAATCGAGCCGGCGCTCATCTGGCACACCGCGCGGGTGGAACTCCCGGCGGTGCGGCCGCTGTTGCAGGCCCTGGCCGACGCCGCGGCAGACGACACGCCCGGCGCTCAGGCCGGGCGGTCCTGAACAGCGGACGCTGGAGGGGACCGGTCAGGTGGGCAGCGCGCGCAGCAGCAGCGCCGCTTCCTCCGCACCGCGCGGCGTGACGTAGAAGAACGCCAGGGCCAGCGCGATGTACACCGCGAGCAGCAGCACCCCCTCGAACCAGGTGGTTTCGCCGTCCTTGGTGACGCTCGTCACGATGAGCGCCACGGCGATGATGGCAATCAGTTCCAGCGGTGAGCTGAACACCAGGTCCATGGGGTGGCCCAGCAGCGCCCCGATGATGACCAGCAGCGGCGCGGTAAGCAGCGCCACCTGAATCGTCGCGCCCAGCCCGATGTTCACGGCGAGGTCCATCTGGCCCTTGCGGGCGAAGTAGACCGCCGCGAGGTACTCCGCGAAGTTCCCCACCACCGCGAGCACGATGATCCCCAGGAAGAACTCACTGAGGCCCAGCGTGCTCGCGGTGGCCTCGAGCGCGCCGGACAGCATCTCGGATTCCAGGGCGATCAGGGCGGTGCCGCCCAGCAGCACCCCCAGCGCGACCGGCAGCGACCAGGGTTTCGCCGGACCGTGGCCGTGGCCTGCCTCACCTTCCGGCGCCGCGAACACGTCCTTGTGCGTCACCAGGGTGTACACCAGGTTCAGGAGGTACACCACGATCAGCAGGATCGCCACGCCGATGCTCAGGCGTTCATCCAGGTTGGCGCGCGTGCCCGCCTCGGTCGCGAAGCCCGGCAGCTGCTCGGTGTAATCGAAGATCGCCGGGAGGGTCAGCGTGATGACCGTGAGGAACAGCATCGCGGACAGCTGCCCGGCGTTCGCGGCGTTGAAGCGCTGCCGCGCGCCGCTGCGCGCAAATCCCGCCGCAACAATCGCCAGGCCCAGGCCCAGCAGCGCGTTCCCGATGATCGACCCGGTGATCTGCGCCTTGACGACCTGCACGTTCCCACTCATCAGGATGAAGATTGCGATGATCAGCTCGGCCATGTTGCCGAAGGTGACGTTCAGCAGCCCGCCGATGGCCGGCCCGGCGTGCACGGCGACATGCTCGGTCGCCTTGCGCAGCCAGTCGGCCAGCGGCACGATCGCCAGGACCGCCGTCACGAACACCCACAGCGGAGGCGCGTGCAGCACGTACTCCAGCAGCAGGCTGATGGGGAGAAAGGCCAGCAGCACATTCATGAACATGAGCGCAGTGTAAGGGCCGCCGCGCCGCGCCGCTCCGGCCTTTCACTTCACGCTTGGCCGGCCGCGCTTCAGGTCCAGGTGAGGGCCGAGCGGGCCTGCCAGTACTGCTCAGGCGGCTGGGCCAGGGGCGCTGTGAGGGCCGCGGCGTTCACGCGCAGGGGCAGCGCCGCGAGGTTCTGCGCGAGCTGCTCCGGGGTGACAGCTCCGCTGAGCACCACGTCGGCCCAGGGGTGCGCGAGTGCCGCGCCGAGCGCCACGGCGTCCGGCGTGACCCCCAGCGCGCGGGCGGCGCCGGCCAGCTCGGGGGGCACGTCACCCCGGCCGGTCAGGCCGCGCGCACTCAGGCGGCCATTCGCCACGCCTTCTTTCACCACGACCGTCCACCCGGCGGCGTGCGCCTCCGCAAGCGCCTCTCCTGCCGAGGGGTCCAGCAGGTTCCAGGTGGCCTGCACCGCCCGGAACGGATTCACGCCGTTCACCTGCGCGGCCAGTGCCCGGCGCACGGTATCGGCCTGCCGCGGCCCGCTGGTGCTCAGGCCCACCCGCACGCCTGCGGCCGCAAGCTCCGCGAGGCGTGCCAGAACCGCCGTGTCCTCCAGCACCCCGGAGTCCGGCGTGGCGGAGTGAATCAGGTACACGTGCGGAGCGCGGCCCAGCGCCTCCAGGGTTTCGGGCCACTGCCGCGTGAGGGTCGGGAGGTCGTGGGTTTTCACCTCGTGCGTCGGCGCGTCGGCGCGCCACCCGGCCACGTACGTGTACCCCCACTTGCTGCCGGTGACGGCGTCCGCAGGCCCCCGCTCCCGCAGCCACCCGCCCAGGAAGGCCTCTGCGAGGCCGTAGCTGCGCGCCGCGTCGAAGTACCGCACGCCCGCACCGTACGCGGCGTCCAGGACCGCGCACGTCTGCGCGCGCAGGTCGTCCACGCCCTTGCCGGGGAGATCCCCGTGGTGCCCCAGATTGAGGTACCCCGGGCGGCCCAGCGCGGCCAGTCCAAGGCCCAGCCGGGCCGCCCCGGGCGGCAGCAGCGGAGCGGAAAAGAGGGGAGAGGTCATGCGTTCATTGTGGCGCGCCGCCGCCCGTCTGCCAGCGCGTCATTCGCCGGGAGGCTCAGGCTGGCCGTAAGGTCCAGCGGTCCGGGCCGCTCAGCCGCCCTGAATGACCGCTTCCGCCTCGATCTCCACCAGGTGCAGCGGGTCAATCAGCGCGGCCACCTGCACCATCGTCGTGGCCGGGCGGATCTCGCCGAACACCTCGCCGTGCGCGCGGCCCACCTCGGCCCAGCGCGTGATGTCGGTCACGTAGATGCGCGTGCGGACCACGTCTTCCAGGCGGGCCCCGGCGGTGCTCAGCGCCTGGCGGATGATGCCCAGCGCCGCGCGGGTCTGCTCGGCCGCGTCGCCCTCACCGACCACCTCGCCGTTCACGGTGGCGGTCGTGCCGCTGACGTGCACCACCTGCCCCACCTTCACCGCGCGCGAGTACCCGATCTGGCCCTCCCAGGGGCTGCCGCTGCTGATGTTCTGCCGCATGCCCCAGCGTAGGTGCCCTGCCGGGGGCGGGGCACGCCGCTCGTCTGGACGCCCGGTGTGACGCGCCGCGTGACACCCGCCACCCCCGGTCAGTGGCCGTACAGTTCGCCGGTGCGGGGCGCCAGGGTCCAGTCCGTGACCTGCCAGCCTCCCGCGCGCCGGGCGAGATTCACGGTCAGTGTGAAGCGCTCCCCGGAGACGTACTCACTGTCCGTCTTCGCGTCCGTGAACCCCACCGTGGTGGTCAGCACCGCCTGGGCCTGCGTGGCCGTGTCCCGGGTCAGGCGCACGCTGCTGAACGTGAAGTTCCCCAGCTCGCGCAGCGGGAAGTCGAGTTCGGCTTCCAGCGGCACCAGCCACGGCTCTGCCCGGGTGACCGCCGCGTCTAGGCGGCGCTGCACCTCGGCGCGCTGCGCATCGGTGCGGTTCACGTTCCGGTACTGCGACGCCACGTGCTGCGCCACGGCACTCAGGTCACTCACGAGGCGCGCCGTGAGCGCCAGCGGATCATCCTTCAGCTCAGTCAGGCCCGCGGCCGACACCCGGTACGGCACGAAGCGCACGCTGCCGCTGCGTTCGTCACGGATCAGCGCGTCGTCGCGGCCACCCGCCCGGCGCACCGCCACGTCCGGCGACACCCGCAACTCCGCGGTCCCGGAGCCGTCGCGGGTCACAGGGACGCTCAGCAGCGCGCGGCCCGCCACGACCTGTCCCCCCTGCGGCCGGTACAGCCGCAGCTGCGCGCCGCCCGGTCCCACCACCACGGCAAGGTACTCGCGGGTACCCGGCGCGCTGAACGACCCGCCGATCCCGCGGCGGGCCGCGCCCGGCGCGGCGCCCGCCCGGGTGGGCCAGTCCCACAGCCCGAAATCCGACAGGTCGCGCTGCACGTCCGGTCCGTAGTTCGCCAGCCACGCCCGGTACGGCTGCGCCAGCCCCTGCGCCCACGTGTCGGCCGCGGCGGCGCCCTGCGTGACCACGCGCGTGGCGTAGTTCACCAGCACGCCGCCGCTGAAGGGCTCTGCGGTGGTCATGTCCCGCGCGTAGGCCCCCATGAATGCCGGGAAGGCCCGGGTGTTCTCCACGTACGCGCCGTTCAGGAACGAGTACACCACCGGCAGCGGCGCACTCTCCGCGAAACTCATGCCGTACCCGTACGCGAAGCGCCAGTCGGCCCCCACCAGTTCCAGGGGACCTTTGCCGTCCAGCTGAACAGCACCCAGCGTCTCACTGTGCGCGCTGAACGCCGTCAGCAGTTTGCGGGGCGGGCGGCTGAGCGAGTAGAGCGTGTGTGTGAAACAGCAGTGCGCGCCGCCGGAGAACCCGGCCAGCAGCACTTCCGGCACGCCGTCGCCCGTCACGTCCCGGCAGAAGTCCACGCTGACCATGGTGTCCTCCACGGCCGCGTAGGTCACGCCGCCCCGCACGAGGCTCACGCGGTCCAACGGGTCCTCGAACCCATTTTCCTGCGTGCGGACGGTATACGCGCCGCACGCGCCGAGCGTGGTCTTCACCGGCGCCAGGCGCGCCTGGGCGTGGGCGGGCGGCAGCAGGGCGGGCAGCAGCAGGGTCAGGGCCTTCAGGATGACGCGATTCATACGGACCTCCGGTGAACCAGGCAAGTGCCTCATCTTCCCTGGTCCGGACACCTGTGACCAGCCTGACTGTTCGGGCCGGCGCGGGCGGGTGTACACTCCAGGCAGTCACCAGGGGTGCCGGGCAGTGCGTCCGGCTGAGAGAACACCGTGTTCAACCCTAGGAACCTGATCTGGTTCATGCCAGCGGAGGGAGCGTGACGGGTGCCGAAACGTTTGTCGTGTTTCGCCCCCCTCCGGCGCCGGAGGGGGGCGTTGTCGTTCTTGCCAAAGACCTGACCTGAAGCTCTGCCGCAGCGGGCGTTCGCGCCGCTGCCCTGAATCCGGCCGCGCCCCTGCGCGCCCGGCGGCCCTGACCTGTGCCCACGGAGGCCCCATGACCACCCTGACCCCACCCCTGACCACCCTTGATCCTGACCTCACCGCGCCCTTCCCCAACAGCGAGAAGGTCTACCTGACCGGCACCCTGCACGCCGGTGTGCGCGTACCGGCCCGCCGCATCCGGCAGTCACCCACGCTCGAACGCGTGGCCGACCTGACCCGGGCCGTGCCGAACCCGGCCGTGCTGGTGCCGGACACCAGTGGGCCGTACACCGACCCGCACGTGACCGTGGATCTGCGCGCCGGTCTGGGGCACGCCCGCCCCTGGCTGGCCGGGGACACGCGCCTGGAGGTGCAGGCGGCGCGGCACCATCCGGCCCTGGACGCGAGCGGCCCGCTGCCGTTCCCGCGCGTGCCCCGCCCGTACCGCGCCCGACCCGGCGCGCAGATCACGCAGCTGCAGGCCGCGCAGCGGGGGGAGATCACTCCCGAGATGGAATTCGTGGCGCTGCGCGAACAGTTGCGTCAGGAGGCTGGTTTTGACCTGACGCACCAGCACCCCGGGCAGAGTTTCGGTGCGGCCATCCCGCGCGAGATCACGCCGGAGTTCGTGCGCTCGGAAGTCGCGCGCGGGCGCGCCGTGATCCCCGCGAACATCAACCACCCGGAACTGGAACCCACCATCATCGGGCGGAACTTCCGCGTGAAGATCAACGCGAACCTGGGCACCAGCATCGTCACGAGCTCCATTGAGGAGGAGGTCGGGAAGATGATCTGGGCCACCCGCTGGGGTGCAGACACCATCATGGACCTCAGTACCGGCCGGCACATCCACCCCACCCGCGAGTGGCTCATCCGCGGCAGTGCCGTTCCGGTCGGCACCGTTCCGATCTACCAGGCCCTGGAGAAGGTGGGCGGCGTGGCCGAGGACCTCACCTGGGACGTGTACCGCGACACGCTGATCGAGCAGGCCGAGCAGGGCGTGGATTACATGACCGTGCACGCCGGGGTGCGCCTCGCGCACCTGCCGCTGACGGCCCGGCGCCGCACGGGGATCGTGTCGCGTGGCGGCAGCATCCTCGCCAAGTGGTGCCTCTCGCACCACCAGGAGAACTTCCTGTACACGCACTTCGCGGAGATCTGCGAACTGCTCGCCGCGTACGACGTGACCTTCAGTCTCGGGGACGGCCTGCGGCCCGGCAGCATCGAGGATGCCAACGACGCCGCGCAGTTCGCGGAACTGGACACCCTCGGTGAACTCACCCGCGTCGCGTGGGCCCACGGCGTGCAGACCATGATCGAGGGGCCCGGGCACGTGCCCATGCAGCTGATCCGCGAGAACATGACCCGGCAGCTGGACACCTGCCAGGAAGCGCCGTTCTACACCCTGGGGCCACTCACGACCGACATCGCCCCGGGGTACGACCACATCACCTCCGCGATCGGCGCCGCGCAGATCGCGTGGTACGGCACCGCCATGCTCTGCTACGTCACGCCGCGCGAACACCTGGGGCTCCCGGACCGGCAGGACGTCCGCGACGGCGTGATCGCCTACCGCATCGCCGCGCACGCCGCGGACCTCGCCAAGGGCCACCCCGGCGCGCAGGCCCGCGACAACGCCCTGAGCCGGGCGCGGTTCGAGTTCCGCTGGGAAGACCAGTTCAACCTGTCCCTCGACCCGTTCAAGGCCCGCGCCCTGCACGACGAGACCCTGCCGGCCGACGCGGCGAAGACGGCGCACTTCTGCTCCATGTGCGGTCCGCACTTCTGCTCCATGAAACTCAGTCAGGACCTGCGCGCCCCCGAGGTGCTGGCCGGCCTGGAAGCGAAAGCCCGCGAGTTCCGCGCGCTGGGCGGCGAGGTGTACGTGCCCCGGCCGGAAGTGGACGCGTGACGCTCGGCCGGCTGTACCTCGTCGCCACCCCCCGCCCCGGGCAGCCGGTCACGGACTTCCTGGCGCGCGTGCAGGCCGCGCTCGACGGCGGCGTGGACACCCTGCAGCTGCGCTGCAAGGCCGACACCGCCCACGGAGAGGCCCGGGCGTACATCACGCTGGGCGAGCAGGTCGCCGCACTTGCCCGCGCGCGCGGCGTGCCCTTCTTCATCAACGACCGCGTGGACGTCGCCGCCGCGTGCGGCGCGGACGGCGTGCACCTGGGCCAGGGGGACCTGCCGCCCGCCTGGGCACGCACGCTTGCGCCGCACCTGCTGATCGGCCGCAGCACCCACGCGCCCGCCCAGGCGCAGGCCGCCGTGAGCGAATCGCCCGCCTACCTCGCGGCCGGGCCGGTGCACGCCACGCCCACCAAACCCGGGCGTGCCCCGGCCGGGCTGGCGTACGTGCGGCAGGTCGCGGCGCTGCGCCCCCCACTGCCGTGGTACGCCATCGGCGGCATTGACGCCTCGAACATCCACGAGGTGCTCGCGGCGGGCGCGACCCGCGTGGCCGTGGTGCGCGCCGTCCTGGACGCCCCGGACCCCGCGGTGGCCGCGCAGGAGCTGCTGGGCGCCCTGCAGGCGGTGAGCGCGTGAGCGCCCCCACGCTCAGCGTGAACGGCGAGCTGCACCCTCTGCGGCCAGGCCTGACCCTGCTGACCCTGCTGCGCGACCTGGGCGTCGACCCGGCGCGCGTGGCGGTCGCCGTGAACAACGACTTCTACCCCGGCGCGCGCGTGCCGGACCGCAGCCTGGAGGACCACGATGTCATTGAAATTGTCCGCATCATCGGCGGAGGCTGACATGCCCGCCGACCCGTTGACGCTGGGCGGCCGGACCTTCACGTCACGGCTGATGACCGGCACCGGCAAGTACACCGATTTCGGCGTGATGCGTGAAGTCATCGCCGCGAGTGGCGCGCAGATCGTGACCGTCGCCATCCGGCGCGTGGAACTGAACGCCCCCGGCCACAGCGGCCTGCTCGACGCCCTGAACTGGGACGCCCTGCAGCTCCTGCCGAACACGGCCGGGTGCCGGACGGCCGACGAGGCGCTGCGCGTGGCCCGCCTGGCGCGCGCCGCGACCGGCGTGTCCTGGATCAAGCTGGAGGTCATTCCGGACGCCCGGTACCTGCTGCCCGACCCGGTGGGCACCCTGCGCGCCGCCGAGGCCCTGGCCGCGGACGGTTTCACGGTGCTGCCGTACGTGCAGGCGGACGCCGTGCTCGCACGCGCGCTCGAAGCTGCGGGCTGCGCGGCCGTGATGCCGTTGGCCAGCCCGATCGGGTCCGGCCGGGGCCTGCGCGCTCCGGAACTGCTGCGGACGGTGCTGGACGGCGCGCGCGTGCCGGTCGTGGTGGACGCGGGCCTGGGCGTGCCCAGCGACGCGGCGCAGGCGCTGGAACTCGGCGCGGACGCCGTGCTCGTGAACACCGCCCTGGCCGAAGCCCGCGATCCGGTCGGGATGGCCCGGGCGTTCGCGCTGGGCGTGCAGGCGGGGCGCGCGGCCTTCCTGGCGGGCCGCATGGCGCCGCGGGCGCACGCCAGTCCCAGCAGTCCCGTCTCCGGGGTGGTGGCCCTGCCCGACCCGGAGGTGCCCGTGTGAACCGCACGTGGGAGGTCGTCGTGGTGGGCGGCGGCCTGATCGGCGCGCTCGTGGCGTTCACGCTGCGCCGCGCCGGCGCCCGTGTGCTGGTGCTCGACGCAGACCGGCCGGGCGCCGCGTGGCGGGCCGCGGCGGGGCTGCTCAGCCCGGACGGTGAGCGGCTGGCCGGCACGCCCCTGCAGGCCGACGCCCTGGACGGCCTGCGCCGCTGGCCCGCGCTCGCCGCGGACCTGGAACGCGGGAGTGGAGCGTCGGTTCACCTGCGTTCCGGCGTGCGGCGCCTGCAGCGTGGCGGCGGCGCGCAGGTCACGCCAGGGGAGGGGACCCTGCACCCGCCGTCCGTGGTGCGCGCCGCCCGGCAGGGGCTGGAAGTCGTGCCTGCGCGCGTGTACGGCCTGCGCCCTGAACGCGGCTCGGTGCGCGTGCAGGCAGACACCGGCGAGTGGCGCGCCGCGCAGGTGGTCCTGGCGGCCGGCGTGTGGAGCGCGGCGTTCGGCGTGGCGGTGCAGCCGCAGCAGGGGCAGGCGCTCCTGCTGCGGCACGCCGGCCCGCTGGAGGCGGTGTTCGGTCCGTCCGGGCGGGGTTTCGCCCGGTACGCCCTGTCCCGCCCGGACGGGCTGTACGTGGGGGCCACCGCCCGCGCCACCTGGGCGGCCGACCCAGACCGGCAGGCGGCGCGCTGGCTGCGCGGCGCCACGCAGCAGCTGGTGCCGGGGGCCGCGCAGGCGCCGCTC from Deinococcus taeanensis carries:
- a CDS encoding Cof-type HAD-IIB family hydrolase, with amino-acid sequence MSVRLIATDLDGTLLRSDLRVSARTRAALDAARAAGVHVVPVTARQPRGLRLIADAAGFTGWALCGNGAHGVHLSTGETLFEAHVTVGAQRALARALAARVPGLLFVSVRRGGEVFAAQAGYADIAQFEDHKRWPHEMDALPLEDVLAEPSLKFIVRHPALSPAGLLPEVQALKLPGFAVTHSGAPFLEVLAEGVSKAWGLERLCTHLGVARTEVLAFGDAPNDVEMLAWAGRGVAMGNAGAEARAAAGEVTFTNDEDGVAAVIEALLAESLPG
- a CDS encoding 4'-phosphopantetheinyl transferase superfamily protein, whose translation is MIVAVGHDLIEISRIRRMLEREGRRAEKLFAPTELAYCARLQDPAPSLAARFAAKEAFQKVWPRPHGWRDVWVERERTPDGPFPFAPPVLGYAPGIAAEMQARGWVAHLTLTHTKEHASAVVVLEARG
- a CDS encoding HepT-like ribonuclease domain-containing protein yields the protein MTPAAEPLFPDLRLPTIAAALRDARPLWTALGVTRVRVFGSVARGEAGTNSDIDLLVDFLPNGPRGLLDLMRARDVFEGVLNRRVDVLTEAALRPPLRGEILLDAVDVMQVPDPPPRTHRAKRWRWRVFDLLAAVDRITAFTDGHSLTTFERDEAVRDAVLHNLTRLGETTKFIPQSVQDRAPQIPWALLRDIRNTVAHDYFGIEPALIWHTARVELPAVRPLLQALADAAADDTPGAQAGRS
- the cax gene encoding calcium/proton exchanger; protein product: MFMNVLLAFLPISLLLEYVLHAPPLWVFVTAVLAIVPLADWLRKATEHVAVHAGPAIGGLLNVTFGNMAELIIAIFILMSGNVQVVKAQITGSIIGNALLGLGLAIVAAGFARSGARQRFNAANAGQLSAMLFLTVITLTLPAIFDYTEQLPGFATEAGTRANLDERLSIGVAILLIVVYLLNLVYTLVTHKDVFAAPEGEAGHGHGPAKPWSLPVALGVLLGGTALIALESEMLSGALEATASTLGLSEFFLGIIVLAVVGNFAEYLAAVYFARKGQMDLAVNIGLGATIQVALLTAPLLVIIGALLGHPMDLVFSSPLELIAIIAVALIVTSVTKDGETTWFEGVLLLAVYIALALAFFYVTPRGAEEAALLLRALPT
- a CDS encoding aldo/keto reductase gives rise to the protein MTSPLFSAPLLPPGAARLGLGLAALGRPGYLNLGHHGDLPGKGVDDLRAQTCAVLDAAYGAGVRYFDAARSYGLAEAFLGGWLRERGPADAVTGSKWGYTYVAGWRADAPTHEVKTHDLPTLTRQWPETLEALGRAPHVYLIHSATPDSGVLEDTAVLARLAELAAAGVRVGLSTSGPRQADTVRRALAAQVNGVNPFRAVQATWNLLDPSAGEALAEAHAAGWTVVVKEGVANGRLSARGLTGRGDVPPELAGAARALGVTPDAVALGAALAHPWADVVLSGAVTPEQLAQNLAALPLRVNAAALTAPLAQPPEQYWQARSALTWT
- a CDS encoding RidA family protein, with the translated sequence MRQNISSGSPWEGQIGYSRAVKVGQVVHVSGTTATVNGEVVGEGDAAEQTRAALGIIRQALSTAGARLEDVVRTRIYVTDITRWAEVGRAHGEVFGEIRPATTMVQVAALIDPLHLVEIEAEAVIQGG
- the thiC gene encoding phosphomethylpyrimidine synthase ThiC, whose product is MTTLTPPLTTLDPDLTAPFPNSEKVYLTGTLHAGVRVPARRIRQSPTLERVADLTRAVPNPAVLVPDTSGPYTDPHVTVDLRAGLGHARPWLAGDTRLEVQAARHHPALDASGPLPFPRVPRPYRARPGAQITQLQAAQRGEITPEMEFVALREQLRQEAGFDLTHQHPGQSFGAAIPREITPEFVRSEVARGRAVIPANINHPELEPTIIGRNFRVKINANLGTSIVTSSIEEEVGKMIWATRWGADTIMDLSTGRHIHPTREWLIRGSAVPVGTVPIYQALEKVGGVAEDLTWDVYRDTLIEQAEQGVDYMTVHAGVRLAHLPLTARRRTGIVSRGGSILAKWCLSHHQENFLYTHFAEICELLAAYDVTFSLGDGLRPGSIEDANDAAQFAELDTLGELTRVAWAHGVQTMIEGPGHVPMQLIRENMTRQLDTCQEAPFYTLGPLTTDIAPGYDHITSAIGAAQIAWYGTAMLCYVTPREHLGLPDRQDVRDGVIAYRIAAHAADLAKGHPGAQARDNALSRARFEFRWEDQFNLSLDPFKARALHDETLPADAAKTAHFCSMCGPHFCSMKLSQDLRAPEVLAGLEAKAREFRALGGEVYVPRPEVDA
- the thiE gene encoding thiamine phosphate synthase, which codes for MTLGRLYLVATPRPGQPVTDFLARVQAALDGGVDTLQLRCKADTAHGEARAYITLGEQVAALARARGVPFFINDRVDVAAACGADGVHLGQGDLPPAWARTLAPHLLIGRSTHAPAQAQAAVSESPAYLAAGPVHATPTKPGRAPAGLAYVRQVAALRPPLPWYAIGGIDASNIHEVLAAGATRVAVVRAVLDAPDPAVAAQELLGALQAVSA
- the thiS gene encoding sulfur carrier protein ThiS, coding for MSAPTLSVNGELHPLRPGLTLLTLLRDLGVDPARVAVAVNNDFYPGARVPDRSLEDHDVIEIVRIIGGG
- a CDS encoding thiazole synthase, translated to MPADPLTLGGRTFTSRLMTGTGKYTDFGVMREVIAASGAQIVTVAIRRVELNAPGHSGLLDALNWDALQLLPNTAGCRTADEALRVARLARAATGVSWIKLEVIPDARYLLPDPVGTLRAAEALAADGFTVLPYVQADAVLARALEAAGCAAVMPLASPIGSGRGLRAPELLRTVLDGARVPVVVDAGLGVPSDAAQALELGADAVLVNTALAEARDPVGMARAFALGVQAGRAAFLAGRMAPRAHASPSSPVSGVVALPDPEVPV
- a CDS encoding NAD(P)/FAD-dependent oxidoreductase; the encoded protein is MNRTWEVVVVGGGLIGALVAFTLRRAGARVLVLDADRPGAAWRAAAGLLSPDGERLAGTPLQADALDGLRRWPALAADLERGSGASVHLRSGVRRLQRGGGAQVTPGEGTLHPPSVVRAARQGLEVVPARVYGLRPERGSVRVQADTGEWRAAQVVLAAGVWSAAFGVAVQPQQGQALLLRHAGPLEAVFGPSGRGFARYALSRPDGLYVGATARATWAADPDRQAARWLRGATQQLVPGAAQAPLAAHLVGLRPVTPDGLPRVGPHPALPGVTVAAGHGRHGALLAPVTAARVLSLVQAQVSS